One Scomber scombrus chromosome 1, fScoSco1.1, whole genome shotgun sequence DNA segment encodes these proteins:
- the cenpq gene encoding centromere protein Q — translation MKPARGSNRAASKVPNLKNKTKSDKTTSKQAPQHRDPEPSDGHHGNSTHPKTAQKRKAEGSSSVPKKVKSQENLSKSAIIALENLMNMSILSTLALRRTEKKESQEHLNIVKNRFLTHCAHLKVQVQNQKELDHSSHRHQEEAKKSVAGKKTLHSLEEDLMDVVSALEKTEEQTVSLEHTCSTLRASVEDEEDKAKEILQITEQAVLNLHPLPLQKDQTTLEAQMRKMIPDTDYETAAQKLGEILQKSDAIQDAQALFMQAHKHADQLLNLDLPPFIPGTGAPCSKET, via the exons ATGAAGCCCGCGCGAGGCTCTAACCGGGCCGCATCAAAAGTACCAAAcctgaaaaacaagacaaaatcaGACAAGACGACGAGTAAACAAGCACCGCAGCATCGG GATCCGGAGCCGAGTGAcggtcaccatggcaacagcactCACCcaaaaacagcacagaaacGGAAAG CTGAAGGATCATCTTCAGTCcccaaaaaagtcaaaagtcaggaaAACTTATCAAAGTCAGCCATCATTGCTCTGGAGAACTTAATGAACATGTCCATACT ATCAACTCTTGCCTTGAGAcggacagaaaagaaagagagccaGGAGCATCTAAACATAGTGAAAAACAG gttCCTTACTCACTGTGCACATCTCAAAGTTCAAGTGCAGAATCAAAAAGAATTGGATCATTCATCTCACCGCCACCAGGAGGAGGCCAAGAAGTCTGTGGCTGGAAAGAAAACTCTGCACTCGCTGGAG GAAGACTTGATGGATGTGGTCAGTGCTCTCGAGAAGACAGAGGAACAGACCGTCTCTTTAGAGCACACATGCAGCACACTCAGAGCAAGTGTGGAAGATGAGGAGGATAAAGCTAAAGAG ATCTTACAGATAACTGAGCAAGCAGTCCTCAACCTACATCCTCTACCTCTACAAAAGGATCAAACCACATTAGAG gCTCAGATGAGAAAAATGATACCAGACACAGACTATGAGACTGCTGCACAAAAACTGGGAGAAATCTTGCAGAAATCGGACGCCATTCAGGATGCCCAGGCACTATTTAtgcaagcacacaaacatgctgatCAGCTGCTCAACCTTGACCTCCCACCATTCATCCCTGGCACTGGTGCTCCTTGTTCAAAGGAAACCTAG